Proteins from one Nicotiana tabacum cultivar K326 chromosome 23, ASM71507v2, whole genome shotgun sequence genomic window:
- the LOC107792216 gene encoding protein NRT1/ PTR FAMILY 6.3-like, which produces MALPETQQDTKTLPDAWDYKGRPAVRSSSGGWSSAAMILGIEAVERLTTLGIAVNLVTYLTGTMHLGNASSANNVTNFLGTSFMLTLLGGFVADTFLGRYLTIGIFTTIQAMGVTILTISTIIPSLRPPKCSPGSSTCIPASSKQLMVLYIALYMTALGTGGLKSSVSGFGSDQFDETDKKERGQMIKFFNWFFFFINVGSLGAVTVLVYIQDNLGREYGYGICACAIVIGLVIFLSGTRKYRFKKLVGSPLTQIASVFVAAWNKRHMELPSDSSLLYNIDDIPGDGNKKAKQRLPHSKEFRFLDKAAIKVQDPESAGITVVNKWNLSTLTDVEEVKLVVRMLPTWATTIMFWTVYAQMTTFSVSQATTMDRHIGNFEIPPASLTLFFVGSILLTCIFYDRAVVPVCRRVLNNPHGTSPLQRIAVGLILSIIAMIAAALTEVKRLNVAHLHGLTNDANAKVPLSVFWLVPQFLLVGAGEAFTYIGQLDFFLRECPKGMKTMSTGLFLSTLSLGFFFSSILVTIVHKVTGKNPWLADNLNQGRLYDFYWLLATLSVLNLMIFLFISRRYVYKEKRLAECGIEMEDSEPACH; this is translated from the exons ATGGCACTTCCTGAAACACAACAAGATACAAAAACTCTCCCAGATGCCTGGGATTACAAAGGTCGACCAGCTGTTCGATCCTCGTCCGGCGGTTGGTCCAGCGCCGCCATGATTTTAG GGATTGAGGCAGTGGAGAGGCTAACGACGTTAGGTATTGCTGTAAATCTGGTGACATACTTGACTGGAACCATGCATTTAGGAAATGCTAGTTCGGCCAACAACGTTACAAATTTTCTTGGAACTTCATTTATGCTCACTTTGCTTGGTGGTTTCGTAGCCGACACTTTTCTTGGACG ATATCTTACAATTGGCATCTTTACCACTATTCAAGCCATG GGTGTTACCATATTGACCATCTCCACAATAATCCCAAGCCTACGACCACCAAAGTGTTCCCCAGGGAGCTCAACATGCATTCCAGCAAGTTCCAAACAACTCATGGTTCTATACATAGCACTATACATGACGGCGCTCGGCACCGGCGGCCTGAAATCCAGCGTCTCCGGCTTCGGTTCAGACCAGTTCGACGAAACCGACAAGAAAGAAAGAGGACAGATGATAAAATTCTTCAACTGGTTCTTTTTCTTCATTAATGTGGGATCACTTGGTGCAGTGACAGTACTAGTGTATATTCAAGATAATTTGGGAAGAGAATATGGTTATGGAATATGTGCTTGTGCTATTGTTATTGGTTTGGTCATATTCTTATCGGGCACAAGAAAATATCGTTTCAAGAAACTTGTGGGAAGTCCATTGACACAAATTGCTTCAGTTTTTGTGGCTGCTTGGAACAAAAGGCATATGGAATTGCCTTCTGATTCTTCTCTTTTATACAATATTGATGATATTCCTGGGGATGGAAACAAAAAAGCTAAGCAGAGGTTGCCTCACAGCAAGGAATTCCg tTTCTTGGACAAGGCAGCCATTAAAGTACAGGACCCTGAATCCGCTGGAATTACCGTGGTAAATAAATGGAACTTATCAACTTTAACCGACGTTGAAGAAGTAAAATTGGTAGTCCGAATGTTACCAACATGGGCCACGACCATTATGTTTTGGACTGTCTATGCTCAAATGACAACATTTTCCGTGTCACAAGCTACAACCATGGACCGTCACATCGGAAATTTCGAAATTCCTCCGGCTTCATTGACACTCTTCTTCGTCGGAAGTATCCTCCTAACGTGCATATTCTACGACCGCGCTGTCGTTCCGGTTTGCCGACGTGTCCTCAACAACCCTCACGGTACAAGCCCGTTGCAACGTATTGCAGTTGGCTTAATCCTTTCAATTATAGCCATGATTGCTGCTGCTTTAACTGAAGTGAAAAGATTGAATGTTGCACATTTGCATGGATTGACCAATGATGCTAATGCAAAGGTTCCTTTGAGTGTTTTTTGGTTAGTCCCACAATTCTTGCTAGTAGGGGCAGGTGAGGCATTTACTTACATTGGACAACTTGATTTCTTTCTAAGGGAATGTCCTAAAGGGATGAAGACAATGAGCACAGGGTTATTCTTGAGTACACTTTCACTAGGGTTTTTCTTTAGTTCTATTTTGGTGACTATAGTGCACAAGGTGACAGGGAAAAACCCATGGTTAGCTGATAATTTAAACCAAGGGAGGCTCTATGATTTCTATTGGCTATTGGCAACGTTGAGTGTGTTGAATTTgatgattttcttgtttatttcgaGACGGTATGTGTACAAGGAGAAGAGGCTTGCTGAGTGTGGGATTGAAATGGAGGATTCAGAACCAGCTTGCCACTAA